Proteins encoded in a region of the Nicotiana tomentosiformis chromosome 9, ASM39032v3, whole genome shotgun sequence genome:
- the LOC104118548 gene encoding xyloglucan endotransglucosylase protein 1: MGSRIFLVLALVFSSCMVSYGGNFFQEFDFTWGGNRAKIFNGGQLMSLSLDKVSGSGFQSKKEYLFGRIDMQIKLVAGNSAGTVTTYYLSSQGPTHDEIDFEFLGNVTGEPYILHTNIYAQGKGNKEQQFYLWFDPTKNFHTYSIIWKPQHIIFLVDNTPIRVYKNAESIGVPFPKNQPMRIYSSLWNADDWATRGGLVKTDWSKAPFTAYYRNFNSQTFSSSQFSNEKWQNQELDANGRRRLRWVQRNFMIYNYCTDFKRFPQGFPPECKRF, from the exons ATGGGGTCAAGAATTTTCTTGGTTCTAGCACTTGTGTTTAGTTCTTGCATGGTTTCTTATGGTGGAAATTTCTTTCAAGAATTTGACTTTACTTGGGGTGGAAATAGGGCTAAGATTTTCAATGGAGGTCAGCTTATGTCTTTGTCTTTGGACAAAGTTTCTGGCTCTGGTTTTCAATCTAAGAAAGAGTATCTCTTTGGGAGAATTGATATGCAAATCAAACTTGTTGCTGGAAATTCTGCTGGAACTGTCACTACATACTAT TTATCTTCTCAGGGACCCACACATGATGAAATTGACTTTGAGTTCTTGGGAAATGTTACTGGTGAACCTTATATTCTTCACACAAACATTTATGCCCAAGGAAAAGGAAACAAAGAGCAGCAATTTTACCTTTGGTTTGATCCTACCAAGAACTTCCATACCTACTCAATCATATGGAAACCTCAACATATCAT TTTcttggtcgacaacacaccgataagagttTACAAGAATGCTGAATCAATTGGTGTGCCATTTCCAAAGAACCAGCCCATGAGAATTTACTCTAGCCTTTGGAATGCTGATGATTGGGCAACAAGAGGAGGCCTAGTGAAAACTGATTGGTCTAAAGCACCATTTACAGCCTACTATAGAAATTTCAATTCTCAAACTTTTAGCAGTTCACAATTTTCAAATGAAAAATGGCAAAATCAAGAACTTGATGCCAATGGCAGAAGAAGACTCAGATGGGTGCAGAGGAATTTCATGATTTATAATTATTGTACTGATTTTAAGAGGTTTCCTCAGGGTTTTCCTCCAGAATGCAaaagattttga